aaggaacAATAGCCAAAAAAATCCCATACAATCACGACGTCATTGTTACCAACAAGtcgaaaaattatttgaaaattagaAATTGACGTATTTTGTATTATGTTTGTTTATGTTGTTGggtataataaaacttttattgcatGAATAACCGGGAAATATGATGATTTATTCccccagaaaaaaaattttattcgGGCAAAGTCCTTTGGAAATATGAATTTTCTTAGAAATGAATCTTCATGTTTCCCTTAccttcatgcaataaatgtaaaatattccTATTTTGAGACCTGTGAATGAGAGGCTTTAGAACTATCTcagcccttaatttaagggccTAGCTCCtctttttgaaatgaaataaaaggcttatatatataaagcttaTATCAATGTCAATATCTTAAAGTTTCATGTATGGAAATGATTCAGTCGTTTTTAAGAAATCGCTTGCACAAAATAAACGTCAAAAGGAATAACTACAGCGAAGCCCAATGAGCGCGAGTCTTCCGTTAATGTTATAAGTAAAAATTGACAGTTCCTGTTGGAAGCTGGATTCTGAAGTCAATAGCTACAAGAcgagcaaaagaaaaaaaatcccgatGATTCTTGGTAAAACACAACAAATTCGAATTATTCCAATACGAAttaataaaatctaaacaattcCAGGAAAGAGTTAACAAAAAACCTGAATAAGTtctagtacgacttaacaattaattaaattctttttggTACGAGTCCtctctaaacaacttttgttccacattgtttttcaaaagaatttccctttttcatttatcaatgatcaaatttttggacttcTAACCTCTTGAAAGCCCTAATTATGTGTCTGATTTTATTAATGCAactatatagatacatgtaagcagctgtacaatgaacatttttgcttctacaatttataacaaatggtttctaaataaagagttattgtaaaagACTTCAGAGCcctcttgccccccccccctcttttatGGGACCAGCCCTTTtctcttgatatcaaatgaaagatctcgtaaatataaaaatactttgtTAACTGTTAAGGAATTGTTGACCGTTTTAGAGATATCTCTGGGGACCGAACCTTTAAATTCTTACTGGGGCCATAAACCAAGAGGGTTAAGGCAGCAtgttgttaaaacaaattactctaagctacttttgttctacactacttttcaaaatattcctCCTTTTTGAAGATATTTATGATTATAGTTTAGGACTTCGACTCCCTTAAAACTCCAAATTacgtaaaatattattaaagtaGTGATGTATAGATAAACATCGATCAATTCAAACGATTTTGAGACTATGATCTTGGCAAATGCACATCTTTTCATTAGACTAAGCCTCTTATACATACTGATTTATCAGAGCGTTAAAAATCTGTAACCATCAGGTCAAATGCCTCCTAAAAATCACAAGAAAGGAAACCAAAATGTATGGGGGAACCCGTCGAAGCGAATTAGAACGCCGAGCCGAGGGTTTATCGAGGCTACATCATCGGCCCCTGCATCAAACGGAggagatattttataaaacctAATAAAATGTTGGTACTGATTTTCGCGCttgggcgagcttcggcgccttccgcattttcaataatatcaaaTGTAGAGGATCATCTACATACATCAATCTATTATCCCTGAAAGTTATAAACTATATTGAAATAgtttcatatttgaaaacaatataagaTTCAATATAATTGATGTTCTTGTAAatatctaaaagaaaaaaaatacaaatgtttaaaatcaatctTGTGAAATTTGCAGATATGCTATAATTGTTATAATACATATCCACTGACTTATAGATATTACTGTATTACTAAATATTTTGGCTTGAAATGGTTGGATATTGTTAATGGACTGTGATGTAATCTGAAATCaatggagattttttttaaacccttTAAGTTTCTATAACCGTAGTAAAGGAGGAGTTACGTGGACAAAATTGTCctttaaaattcacaaaatctttaaaatatcaaactgGAATTATGTTATCAGCTAAAAACTTTATAATCGGAAGAACAAGTTTACCAGGAAATGTGCACTGTAACAATGAACGCggcctttttttcaaaataaaactggacctcTTCCCCGTTGTAAAACTTTACAGCCAGAACTTGTTTTAAACCTCATCATCAAGAGTtacgactgcatataaagaaaTTACCACTCCATATAATGAGCCGATCATATCATATAAACACCAAACAACGACATACAATAAAATTGTGACACCATATAAAGGATTTACCATTGCTTGTAACGTTATTACCACAAAACATTAATGTTTTACCACCATTCATAATGACTTTTACACACCATATCATGAAATtagtactgcatataatgattttatcaccTAATTTCAAGAAGTTGCAGTGTATAGAAGGATTTTGCAAATGTACTTACAGAGTGTACTACATAACAAAATGATTGAACAACAATAGACTATGAGTTTATCTAtgtataaaatgtgtttattacATCACATAAAGATTCATTCTTAGCATATAATCAATTAATCACTGCACATAATGCTTCTAAAAGCTTTTATCCctgaatataattatgaactCACATTATATAAGGATGTTatcactgcatataatgatattactattgcatataaataATATACCAATTCATATCATACAAAATTGACCTTAATGCATATATTTGGAATGTTGGGTTAttagaaattaagaaaaagtaTTATCTTTTAGCCAGGAAATCGGGAAGGAAATGCAAtttgtttaaagaatttttcatGATTAGACAATGGGCTAACGTGGGAATTATCAGACTTAGtacatttaaacaaagaacTAGATTTTGACCGTTGCGTGCACGGGTTggcattgcatatgatatcggacatttacgaaagagatacatcgacacaccgtattgttgacatgtACATAATCAAGCTTTTAGCCTACAACAATTCTGTTAATTTCACTAAACTTTGCTTAGTTATAATAATCTAACTTTGTATTGGAACAGGCCTTCACCATAGTTGAAATGCCTCCCATAGACCCGTATTCTAGCAATATTGCAGAATCGCGCCAAAACGatcgattttggagaaaattaataaagctgcattgaaaataacagtcaaattattcataacaaaccattctgaggctgtaaataccttttatttaaaaatttaattcgtattaataagaaatttaacactttttcaccaacattttttactcgcttcgaatttacacatcATGTTGACATAAGGAACTCTCggaatttttcataataaatgcactgagttatctcccgtatttcctttgatggaCAGAATGTATGAcaaatttccaataaaaatttaCCCGtttttgtaatatcgtttctgagtttatccatgcaaatgtgatattgtgaaaacataaattaaagagCCTCTCATGATTtcgcgtgaatgtaatgcgcatgattgtaaaatttaaaaaaatgcagatgatttccggatttttaaaaggaattttctttaattattaattagcaaagcttgattgagaaaaaataaaaacaaattggtagccttcaagtaccaatgatgtttaaaatatataaagcaaaAGGCAGTACTCTtacgatttctcggtattaaagctaaaaaattcgagtctattattttaatatagtaggatagatattgattttattaaccTAGTCAACCTGACGTGCTCATTTTTGAGAagaggaatgaactcaatatctacccgaATTATACTCGTATATATGACCTTGGTTGTAGCAATTAGCTTCTTACcttcttggttttttttcgcgaattataaagcgtaaactgtcccaaCCCAGggtatactcgtataacttgggtaaatattgagttcattttttaaatattaagtaaaAGTAGTGCAACGTGCTGACGCCGCACTTTGGATTAATTTGTTTATCTGACACCAGGTTCAAATACTTATACTGGCAAGTACAAAACCCAAATATAAGTAAATCAAATAAAGAGCCTGCTGTAGACTGtcacaatttattgtttacacAACCTCTTTCTTACAAGAcagcaaataaataaatagccTCCTCAAAACGacataaatttatttcttcCTTTTGTTTTCACTCAACATGTATTCCGGTAATtcacaaaaacaattttaattaatataattataaatagtCTTACTTCGATAAAATTCTGAATAATACTATTGAATTTACCTTgctttaacaaaataaacagtgCATTTACTTTTGTGTCCTTAAGACtcaagatatttaaaaaattgttatatggTTTCTGGTGAATAATTGCATCATAACACAAATCATTTACCAGGTATATCGTACGTTAATAGAAAAACTCTTAAAAGGTTTAAATGCTAGCATTAATATACATCACAATTAGTTCATTATATCAAGCACTATTttgatttgtgaaaaaaatagaGGTGATATGATTAATATAAGAACCCAGATCTCAACAAATGAGATGAAAGAGAGAAATAAACACAAACCTGAAAAAGCTCTCATAATATGtggtaaaaaaaacacaaaaaaaaaaacaagatatgtGTGTTGCATGAATTTCTCCACTGCAATCCTTATTATCCcctaaaacataaaaaattgagAAAGAACTACAGATCTAAGAAGATGAAGGTCCTGGTGTGTCGCTACTCGACACATCTTCATTATTCTCGACTGGTTTGGGTCTATGTATGGGGTTTCTGACACTAGTTATACTGACAGGTTCATCGGAATAAAAGCTAGCGATCTTGTCCACTTCTTCGGTATTCTCGTGAATAGTTTTCAACTTTTGTCGAATAGTAGTTTTAAGATCTACAAGAGTTTTCGTGTCACGTTTTCGCAGCTCACTAGAAAGTTTCTGCAGCCCTATTCCGCATTTGACAGCCTTCCATCTCTGCTTGGCTGTTCTTTCTTTTTCGTCATTTTTATCTGGCGTAACATCATCATTTTGAAATGCACTTGGTTTCTCTATTTTAACAATGGGTTTCTTTGTGTCAAGTTTACTACCGAAAATTTTAGTGGTTGCAATAATGTGGGAAATGGTGGATATACGATGCATCAGCATACCGAAAAACTGTACGAAGAGTAGAATACCAAAGACTAGAGTAAATGCTATTGATATTGGTTCTATTGTACCTTGCTTGTCACCAACGTTGCAGGGTAGGGGTATAGAGAGAGTGCTTTCGCGAGCATTCACTTGTGTGAGGACATAAGCAATCGTTACAAAAATCGCATTAGtgatgaaataaaagaaaaagaccTTGTTTCTAAGATCAATAAGTTCACTTTGCAACTCTTCTCGTTTGATTTCGCTTAACTGTTTTTCaggtttaagatatttttttattaacctTGTCCAAAAATGCTGTTCTTTATCTGTAATTGGCTCACATTTTGCAAAAATTCCAGGCTTCTTTTTATCTGCAAAGTTAATGATGTGTTTTTAAGGATTCGATTATAAGgatgatgaagaaaaaaagaacaagaaGGAGGTATACCTTTCTTTTCAGTGGGATTAGATTTGTCCTTGCTCTTCTTTTTTGCTACGCCCTCTGGCGGTTTTGTTTCTTCATCTCTTGTATCTGCCTTgtctttttttgattttgtctctttcttctttttttttgtgtcTTTATTTTCGCATTCTTCCATGGTTTTGCTATTTTTTGCTTCGTTTTCATCACACGGTTCATTTTTAGGCTTTACATCTTTAGGCTTTTCATCTTTTGTATCTTCATCTTTTGGATGTTCATCTTCGTCCGTTTCAGAATCGTCAGATATAACTGGatcatcttttttttcagtGACACACAGAATGCATCTGTAGAATACAAAAAGGGTCACACAATTGCCTTTCTTATCTTAAAGGAAGTATATCATTTAAATGAATGAAAGGAAAACATCCCGACTGAAAAAATAAGCGAAAACTAGTAGATGTTTACCGccaaaaaatgcaaatatacgCTATTACCTGCACCAGTCCCCAATAGAACAGGACTGTCCAAGAAATTGTCTTTGAATCACTTTAGCAGATGATCCGTCGTTACTATCTACTTTACTCTCGCGAGTTCCCCAGTTCACGTTATGCATATTTCCAACAGAATAAAAGATCAGAAGCATCGACATAGAAGGAACTGCCAAGAAATAAAGCAATCCGTGGAAGATACAGGGAAATTCCTGAAAGTGATATAGAAAATGTAACAAATGCATTATTAAATGCTGTATATATTTGCATCATTGTAcctaaataattgttttttattgttaattagaGACCGTCATTGTATGATTAAAACAGGACTGAATAAAATTACTACCTTTGGGTGCATAATAGCGGCAAGTATAAAGACACCAGCCACGAAGCAAAAGAAAACGGTTGTGACGGAACAGAATTGCGATTCGATTCCTTCTTTTAACAGTCCTATCAGAACAACTAGCATAACCAGGCtataaattgttgaaaatatagcTGCAAGCAAAAGctggaaaataaaatacatacttTTCATTTAGTTTGgacgaaaattaaaaaaaaagaacttagtacagtgtatatatgATATAGTGTCTTCTTTAAGAATTCGTCATTACCTGTGTGTCTTCTTTTGCaagaaaaatagaaatgataaaaattgcaAGAGGTAGTCCGTTAAACAACAAGGCAGCCCATGGTTCTATCGATGGGAAAGCCGTTATAATTGCACCTAAGATCAACAGAAATATTGTTCCGGGTGTCAGAATCgatgaaataaacaggcaaatgtggtagaaaatgtACGGCCTCGAAATGTTTTGGTTATTCTTTCTGACGTTGTCACCGTCCAGTAATAAATCAAGGATGTTTGCCATAGTTGATGGAGCCCATCGTCTCCTTTGTTTATAAAATTCGTAAAAGCCTTCCGGGGCAAAGGTCAATGCATCAGAGGCAGCACAGTAGTCAACcctgtatttttgttttaataacaaGGTGCAGAGCCATCTATCTTCCCCTGTGAAATGAAACCAACAAAACATTCATTGGATCATAGGAGGCTGAATCAATTTGTGTTTTTCTTTCGTCCATGTACCCAACAGCTGCAAAAGGGTATACAGTAGTTGGCCATAATTTAGTTCACAAAATGGTCGACGTTTTCTTAGGTCTCGTCGTCACCTAATTTTTGTGAACCAACTATTTCTAATAACGTAAAACAGCAATATCATGACTTAGGTGGTTTTGACAGTTCACTAAACCTGTTATCAGCTTCGCgacattaaaataataaaacccCGTACACGTTGATTtacaattaaacaaaatgtaatttgaattatttccCTTTGTGGAGTCTAAAGGTCGTAGGGGCTATGATAATACCCAAAgctcataaaatcattaaatgccTTTGTTATTATACGTTAAAAATTGTAGACTTTTCAATACTtgctatatattatatatacaagatTTGGTAAATATTGGAATTTCGGGTGCAGTGGTTGTTAAAAGATTATTTAGAACCCACCCTATTTTTattgtttcgcaattatctacCGTATTGAAGAGGTAGTTGcccttttttttaacaatttagaatcacCTTCACATAAAGATGTTTTGtacaaagtttggttaaattaaggccagtggttctagagaaaaagtcgaaaatgtgaaaagtttacagacataAAGACCGATTGACGGACGatggacaacaggtgatcagaaaagctctcTTGAACCTTTGGCAAAAAATGATGTTATTGTGACCATTTTGCGAACTTATTTATGGCACGCGACTGAACATGTGCTGGATGTTTTCAGAGAAGTGTACCTTGGTCATACTGTACATAATGTTTAGCTTCAGTAGGCTTTCGTGTGTAAGTCTTCATAACATTGTCGTCCAGAAGTGCGGATCCACGAAACAGACTAAAACATCCGGGGGAACAAAGAACACACCCAAAAACATGTTCGGTGGCCTTTTGAAGCCAGTGACTTATTGCATACTCGAATTTTTGATACCACACCATAGGACCTGTAAAAAAATTCCAGCCAATTAAGATCAATTATTTGATGTCAGATTTCAACTAAACTTTATTTATACCACTGCGACTACAAGCAAAGACTTACCGGCTCCTATAGGATGAATTCGTCCACAAGCAGCGCCGACTAATGGATTTTTCTTCATACGATCTAGCAGCAGTGTTACAGCCTCGGGTTTGAAATCTACATCTCCATCTAATGCCAAGATAAAGGTGTTCGAAGTAAATTTCTCCATGGAATCTCCTAGTTTTTGGTTgttatttttaacttcttctttaGCTTCGTTCATTTTGAATGTAAGAAGGTAGTAGAGATACATAacctgttaataaaaaaaaaacattgaaaagcaTTATAACTTATTTACAACCACAGTTAATACTTATCTGTGTTTCATGTAACGCATTTGCGAGCATCAATTTTTGTGCATTTAAAGAAATGACAGTTTAAATGATACATATATTCGTGGCGAATGAAAACACCAATACTATATATCATTCATTTTCGTGTACCAAATACAAAACACTGCCTATAAAAATTGTTCtaaacaaatatcaataaagAAGTCGCAATTTATGACTAATGTTTCACTTTCTTTAGGCTCTATGTTTAGTAGTGCTCTTTTTATACCATTGAATGATGTTTAACTTCGTTATTAAGAAAAGCAGTGCTATCTTTTAGAATATTAGtgcgagaaaaaaaaccccacacgtTTATGCGTATTTTCTacttaatatcaatttaatttttgtcaatgtaacttttttgcttAAAGCgaagtgatttatttattagaattaaaaaaaaaaggtttatgtTAAAACACGTACAGAGTCTTCAACAAACCActggagaaattattgtttgacCAGCTcgttttttcaatatcactgtACTTATTAGTACAACAaagtgtatttcttttttttttctatacgtTTACCACGAGTGGCTGAATATcatgttttggaagaaaaaatgaGGGTTAGGGAACCTTATCCCTGTGATCAATTAAATGATGTAGTGGTAATTGACTTGTATCTTTGTTTTACCCCAACTCCCGTTCTCAAAGACGTTAAATTAGATTCACGAGTGTTAGCAAATCATCCTACTATTAACAAACAATTCAACCATTTGTAACTTATACATAATTTTTCAACGTGTGTTTAGTACCtcgatattaaaaaaaatgttgatagaccatcataacgcactttgaataaaatattcacTTTTCCAGAATTAAAAGGACTtggaaaaaaagttttcaaagtgcgttaatttggtcaaaaatttaacgcactttgaaaaaaaatccagtttGCGTTGCCACATAGCAACTTTACAAAGGACATGATCGCAATTCCAAAAAATATTAGTTGATCATTTACAATTGTTTCAGACATTTCTAATTGCCCATCGAAGTTAATGACGGTTAGTGAGTTAAAATCGAAATAAACATATAAGGCtcacatcaatttttttcatttacctgGCTCCATCGCTTGCGATTCCTGATTTTTGTCTTGTCTTTAAGATGAATTATAAGCTTCTGATCTGTGAGCAAAGTCCATTCAAATCGGGCACCATATGGGGTTTCAAATTTCTTTACCTCTTCTAATTCAAATCCCCTATACTCTGACCTGAAAATCAAATGGCAAAAAATGGaattgaaatctttaaaactcgTGTCACGATTtatacgggtttttttttttttataactttagCATGTAATACAAGAGTTTCCGAGACTAAAAAGTATATAGTAgatgaattatttttcttctgttGTGCAAAGGAAAATATCATTATCTGAATGTTAAAGCTAAACACGCATGACAAACCATATACCCTGCGGACatacttttttaatattaaattgtctttatgattttaaatgaataatgcgtcaaaaaacacaaaatgaaaaaaaattcaaataatctGGTTTTGAAAACCACAGACTTGTAAGGTTTGAAGCACagtttaaaactaaataaacaaaacaacaaatttgCATTCATTGTCATTGGGTTAACATTGAGAACAGTTCCAAGTAGTTCTATATGGATCAAAGATGTCagattttctttagaaaatttgattcattattttttatttttataaataattctcCCGAGATATCAATATGGGGTAAAGTGTAAACAGACTTTTATTCGCGATGACTTTATTTCGCGACTTACTTTGATAAACTGGTTTGCGACAACTAAGTTCGCGATAAGCCTAAACGATACCCGTCTTGTTATAACAACACACCGACAacgcggcgagaaatattcacCACGACTATGTCCCCCTAACctagcaaatatatatatatatatatatatatatatatatatatatatatatatatatatatatatatatatatatatatatatatatatatatatatatatttataaaaacctATATTCTTGACAGGTTTGTAACATTTAACTTACTTTGCTGTGCTGGGGATAACTTTTTCCAAAGTCTTCACATATTCATTAACTCTAATTCCTTTCACTGGTTTTCCATTTTTATTCGTGCGGGGCTTGAAAGCGTCATCGAAAAATATATGCACTGTaataaaaaatgagaaaattataactcaatattctttgaataacattcttctgttgataaaaccaaacggttttaaaagatttaataaaaatactaatgttaatCGGTCAAATTAGTggaaaatatcataacatacactaaaacaaaaacagatcaTAAGGCTCTTTTGGGAAAATATCTAAGAAGCttttaaaataatctattaaataGTACATTAAAAATTCCTTACCTTCAAATGCATATACATCATCATTGATATATCCTTTCCTACGTTGTTGAATTTCTCTCTGATGCTCCCTTTGAAGGTATTGCTCATAATCGACCCTACAAGATGTGTACGTTTTATTCATTAGTTCTTAGCACATTAACAATACTTTCTGATGAAAGATAACTTAATGATTTATATGTTGTAGTTAAGTCTTCGTGGCTATGTGAAGTctgtccgaagctaaatatacatcgaaaaatgatactattttaattatcgaaaaatactttaaccgagcgagtttctttaaacttttattatataaattaaggtatacgtttactcagaagGAAGAAAAATGCCActattgataatgaaaaaccatctattgtgtgttaaagaCTTATCATGGTAGTGCAAATTTTCagtttcaaaaaagtaggtcaatgacctactttttgagataatggccattgaatattttttgaaaatttaagaaaagacCCTTAACATTTTTCacttaattgtgaaaaaaatacaaattgctaaactcttttaaaaatgaaatacggtttatgaatggcagtgacactaaacagacactaagtttttattcacaatttttatgaattatgataatactaaaacatttatagcataAAACTGGGTATATTGACGTTACTCTGCAGGCATAATAGTTATATGAggttaatgataaaaattttgagtgttttttatcgtttttaagcatttttcaatattttggtagTGGGTGCCATTCAAATATCTAAACGACAAAGTGAGATAAAAACAACATACAATATGTAAAAGTTATGTTGACTAAACTTCgaatattacagtactaccaaaaatatttcagtgaaaaacaaaatctgaaaattttggtccaaatttcctctgttttgctaaaagtcaaactttgtttgagcctaattccataattt
The nucleotide sequence above comes from Magallana gigas chromosome 2, xbMagGiga1.1, whole genome shotgun sequence. Encoded proteins:
- the LOC105344864 gene encoding chitin synthase chs-1; amino-acid sequence: METAGESETKETLEPVRDNMQRHLSPLHTTPKSKEKKKKDDIKKKSTKGDDKKKENEDEDWDIAGERPQISSDGAEEIWDILTKISVALISLCLFFIVLISTGLTRVIIHLMIWKLNPPNPSSAVQLNKLGGLLELVEERYFITNCSSECDSGYVRRNDLPSSWRCFTTTNSTSCKLLQETPTVNVWWIWGLMIIILVPDLYSLILGCWRICFKETNEFSKGMLLISIVVETLHSTGLCLLVFVVLPAFDPISASSLLYLVVFIPLFLSVISEFKFSQMTKTYYKISPQAGSVSQTNKNPEEKEGNGKQRKPDYFLYKLTQIIGIVFFGISILVGIHYMIQNTVDEKENLCILFVVSILLVSVVYWENFLIFSSTESKEATTNQDTNENTSTNPESSKEPNTNPEPSRNTNTNQEPPNSSRPKLSWKQFLVKYINSKREKVSILTAIWKVILTIGLPYLIFTTRSKDEPLKVAAAISFLGTAKIKTLTGEVVLESQGYSSFGCQRNDIVLLIVTVIIFGFISFKSARFACRVYLQFWCFTIPLTLSLLLTPPVFIPIMRFPLFWTIQECSIVQPLWELKFNDFGEIWQVFLVGILGFFSCVLLTLYTWTNKGSKLLKCDRLFRKPPYCGLFLDLSLLLTRCKDTTEQMEEEIDQETGLRILQKKSKDYCLPFVYFCATMWHETETEMTQLFKSIFRVDYEQYLQREHQREIQQRRKGYINDDVYAFEVHIFFDDAFKPRTNKNGKPVKGIRVNEYVKTLEKVIPSTAKSEYRGFELEEVKKFETPYGARFEWTLLTDQKLIIHLKDKTKIRNRKRWSQVMYLYYLLTFKMNEAKEEVKNNNQKLGDSMEKFTSNTFILALDGDVDFKPEAVTLLLDRMKKNPLVGAACGRIHPIGAGPMVWYQKFEYAISHWLQKATEHVFGCVLCSPGCFSLFRGSALLDDNVMKTYTRKPTEAKHYVQYDQGEDRWLCTLLLKQKYRVDYCAASDALTFAPEGFYEFYKQRRRWAPSTMANILDLLLDGDNVRKNNQNISRPYIFYHICLFISSILTPGTIFLLILGAIITAFPSIEPWAALLFNGLPLAIFIISIFLAKEDTQLLLAAIFSTIYSLVMLVVLIGLLKEGIESQFCSVTTVFFCFVAGVFILAAIMHPKEFPCIFHGLLYFLAVPSMSMLLIFYSVGNMHNVNWGTRESKVDSNDGSSAKVIQRQFLGQSCSIGDWCRCILCVTEKKDDPVISDDSETDEDEHPKDEDTKDEKPKDVKPKNEPCDENEAKNSKTMEECENKDTKKKKKETKSKKDKADTRDEETKPPEGVAKKKSKDKSNPTEKKDKKKPGIFAKCEPITDKEQHFWTRLIKKYLKPEKQLSEIKREELQSELIDLRNKVFFFYFITNAIFVTIAYVLTQVNARESTLSIPLPCNVGDKQGTIEPISIAFTLVFGILLFVQFFGMLMHRISTISHIIATTKIFGSKLDTKKPIVKIEKPSAFQNDDVTPDKNDEKERTAKQRWKAVKCGIGLQKLSSELRKRDTKTLVDLKTTIRQKLKTIHENTEEVDKIASFYSDEPVSITSVRNPIHRPKPVENNEDVSSSDTPGPSSS